A window from Leptothermofonsia sichuanensis E412 encodes these proteins:
- the hemB gene encoding porphobilinogen synthase: protein MTLTETSPSFPQISQTEADSTASKQQPASTVPGILHRPRRLRRTETLRRMVRETVLQVEDLIYPLFVMEGEGQREEVPPMPGCYRYTLDLLLDEVKEAYDLGIGAIALFPLIPREQKDNAGTESYNPNGLIPRAVQAIKQAVPNILVITDVALDPYSSEGHDGIVQDGKILNDETVAVLVKQALVQAAAGADFVAPSDMMDGRVGAIRRALDAEGWINVGILAYSAKYASAYYGPFRDALDSAPKFGDKKTYQMDAANSREAIKEVDLDIAEGADMVMVKPALAYLDIICQIKQHTNLPVAAYNVSGEYAMIKAAAQQDWIDEKKVVLETLTSMKRAGADVILTYFAKEVALMLQS, encoded by the coding sequence ATGACTCTGACTGAAACATCCCCCTCGTTCCCCCAAATTTCGCAAACCGAAGCTGACTCAACTGCATCTAAGCAGCAACCCGCATCCACTGTGCCAGGGATTTTGCATCGCCCCCGGCGGTTGCGGCGAACGGAAACCCTGCGACGGATGGTACGGGAGACCGTATTGCAGGTCGAAGACTTAATCTATCCGCTATTTGTCATGGAAGGGGAAGGGCAACGGGAAGAAGTTCCTCCGATGCCAGGGTGTTATCGCTACACTCTGGATTTATTGTTAGATGAGGTGAAGGAAGCCTATGACTTGGGAATTGGGGCGATCGCCCTCTTTCCCCTCATTCCCCGCGAGCAAAAAGATAACGCCGGCACTGAGAGCTATAACCCGAATGGCTTAATTCCGCGTGCGGTGCAAGCGATTAAACAAGCTGTTCCTAACATTCTAGTCATCACCGATGTCGCCCTCGACCCCTACAGTAGTGAAGGGCATGATGGTATTGTTCAGGATGGCAAGATTCTCAATGATGAAACCGTAGCGGTACTTGTAAAGCAAGCCCTGGTACAGGCAGCAGCCGGAGCTGATTTTGTGGCTCCTTCAGACATGATGGACGGTCGGGTCGGGGCGATTCGCAGAGCATTGGATGCCGAGGGATGGATTAATGTTGGCATCCTAGCCTACTCTGCCAAGTATGCCTCTGCCTACTACGGTCCCTTCCGCGATGCCCTGGATTCAGCCCCCAAATTTGGTGACAAGAAAACCTATCAAATGGATGCTGCCAATTCAAGAGAGGCGATTAAGGAAGTAGATCTCGATATTGCCGAGGGAGCCGACATGGTGATGGTGAAGCCTGCACTGGCATATCTGGATATTATTTGCCAGATCAAACAGCACACCAATCTACCGGTTGCTGCTTACAACGTCAGCGGTGAATACGCCATGATTAAAGCTGCTGCACAACAGGACTGGATTGATGAGAAAAAAGTGGTTCTAGAAACCCTGACCAGTATGAAACGAGCTGGAGCAGACGTGATTTTGACGTATTTCGCTAAAGAGGTAGCGTTGATGTTGCAATCGTAA
- a CDS encoding GNAT family N-acetyltransferase — MVQNEQELMALLYQRWLVLRKPLGMPQDTETDRYEEQSVHLIAVIPEGVKSSPAQGVEKIIGSARLRELSPGIGGISYIAVLPEFQNQGVGSALIQSLIALAKKQQFHQLKLRSRLSAAGFYEHFGFISQGAPIDYLGIPHILMSLTHQLQGYQCVTASPNTPYEIIMNFRNRYEQTLPGY; from the coding sequence ATGGTTCAAAATGAACAAGAGTTGATGGCATTGCTATATCAACGATGGCTCGTCCTCCGAAAGCCATTGGGCATGCCCCAGGATACAGAAACTGACCGCTACGAGGAGCAATCGGTTCACCTTATTGCGGTCATCCCAGAAGGTGTCAAGAGTTCACCCGCTCAAGGTGTAGAAAAGATCATCGGTTCTGCCCGTCTACGCGAACTTTCGCCTGGCATTGGTGGCATTTCCTATATTGCAGTTTTACCCGAATTTCAAAATCAAGGGGTTGGCTCTGCTTTAATTCAATCCTTGATTGCGCTTGCAAAAAAACAGCAATTTCACCAACTCAAACTTCGATCGCGCCTCTCTGCGGCTGGCTTTTACGAGCACTTCGGTTTCATCAGCCAGGGAGCACCCATCGACTATTTAGGAATTCCTCATATCTTAATGTCCCTAACACACCAACTTCAGGGCTATCAGTGCGTTACAGCTTCACCTAACACACCCTACGAAATCATAATGAACTTCCGAAATAGGTATGAACAAACGCTGCCGGGTTATTAG
- a CDS encoding N-acetylmuramoyl-L-alanine amidase family protein, with amino-acid sequence MTVPNNSVPERIEPAPTAPVFSPHPTNLLPQQRPIVVIDPGHGGPDPGEVGIGEIYEKDIVLDISLQVASLLENQGIQAILTRQTDVDLGL; translated from the coding sequence ATGACCGTTCCCAACAACTCTGTCCCAGAAAGGATAGAACCTGCACCAACAGCCCCAGTTTTCTCACCCCATCCAACCAATCTTCTACCCCAGCAGCGCCCCATTGTGGTCATTGATCCAGGGCATGGGGGTCCTGATCCCGGTGAAGTTGGAATTGGCGAGATTTACGAAAAAGACATTGTCTTAGACATCAGTTTACAAGTCGCCAGTTTGCTAGAGAATCAAGGAATCCAGGCAATCTTGACCCGACAGACAGATGTGGATTTGGGCTTATAA
- a CDS encoding sucrase ferredoxin: MAKFFCADASRQANEDMIGSGTPYVTYVLVECPMPWAFEAFDSLAIPQNLRDLVQEVWQAKLSIRFLLVAPQQRQPSQTKLLIYQQENEAFVGGYQKFEWDVDHIEQVAEIVRAYLAGERPKTVDLTNKVQDILICTHGIHDQCCAKYGLPFYRQAVSTVSQLKLDSIRIWKASHFGGHRFAPTAITLPDGRYYGALDEAMLKAILTRTGSILNLQSVYRGWGILPTFLQVLERELMFKCGWEWFNYKIKHTIIDQSENQDWLHVELAFKTLDNSIYRYRAELTQDLCKTLCLKGSCNAIKESKFIKYRVDQLSLHSVWSVGLSA; encoded by the coding sequence ATGGCTAAATTCTTTTGTGCAGACGCTTCTCGTCAAGCTAATGAAGACATGATCGGCAGTGGTACACCTTACGTGACTTATGTTTTAGTAGAATGTCCCATGCCCTGGGCTTTTGAAGCCTTTGATTCCCTGGCTATCCCCCAAAACTTGCGAGATCTGGTGCAAGAAGTTTGGCAGGCAAAATTATCGATTCGGTTTCTACTGGTTGCGCCTCAACAGCGGCAGCCCTCTCAAACCAAGCTTTTGATTTATCAACAAGAGAATGAAGCTTTTGTAGGTGGTTATCAAAAATTTGAATGGGATGTCGATCATATCGAACAGGTGGCTGAGATTGTGAGAGCTTACCTGGCAGGAGAGCGCCCCAAAACTGTAGATCTGACGAACAAGGTTCAAGATATTCTCATTTGTACCCATGGAATACATGATCAGTGCTGTGCCAAGTATGGGTTACCCTTCTATCGACAGGCTGTTTCCACTGTCTCCCAACTAAAGCTGGATTCAATTCGCATTTGGAAGGCAAGTCACTTTGGTGGGCATCGCTTTGCACCAACGGCAATTACCTTGCCCGATGGTCGTTACTATGGCGCACTGGATGAGGCAATGCTGAAAGCCATTTTGACTCGTACGGGAAGCATCTTAAATCTGCAATCCGTTTATCGAGGTTGGGGGATTTTACCAACATTCCTACAGGTTTTAGAACGAGAATTGATGTTCAAGTGTGGATGGGAGTGGTTTAACTACAAGATCAAGCACACGATCATAGATCAGAGTGAAAATCAAGATTGGCTGCATGTGGAATTGGCATTCAAAACGCTTGATAATTCTATCTACCGTTATCGAGCTGAGTTGACTCAGGATTTATGCAAAACCCTTTGTCTAAAAGGATCCTGTAACGCAATCAAAGAGTCTAAATTTATTAAGTACAGGGTAGATCAGCTCTCTCTGCATTCAGTCTGGTCAGTCGGTTTAAGTGCATAA
- a CDS encoding metallophosphoesterase family protein — MKIAVMSCIHGNYEALNAVLSDIDDQNADKVYCLGDLVGYGPHPNAVVEMIRALDIPTCQGCWDEDIVEGLNACECSYPSVLAEKRGKLAHDWTNQVIHPEVREYLAQLPFSLRDDNLCFVHGSPHNQHEYLLPEVNAFVAMERVLATGADVLFCGHTHVPYVRSLDAGQLQIRVKVTGKSEANMSFSAPLKRIVNAGSVGEPRHGRPNATYVIYDTNDDQIILREVEYDYQKTCAAIIEKGLPPIFAWRLARGMEFAERADDPTHVCER, encoded by the coding sequence ATGAAAATTGCAGTGATGTCTTGCATTCACGGTAACTATGAAGCATTGAATGCGGTGCTATCCGATATTGATGACCAAAATGCAGATAAGGTCTATTGTCTCGGTGATTTAGTTGGGTATGGTCCTCATCCTAATGCCGTAGTGGAAATGATTCGCGCTCTGGATATTCCCACCTGTCAGGGCTGTTGGGATGAAGATATTGTGGAAGGGTTGAATGCTTGTGAATGTAGTTACCCTTCTGTACTGGCGGAGAAGCGAGGCAAGTTGGCGCATGATTGGACGAATCAAGTGATTCACCCTGAAGTGCGAGAGTATTTGGCGCAGTTACCCTTTAGCTTGCGTGATGACAATCTATGTTTTGTTCATGGCAGTCCTCACAATCAGCATGAATATCTATTGCCCGAAGTGAATGCGTTTGTGGCAATGGAGCGGGTATTGGCAACAGGTGCCGATGTTTTATTTTGTGGTCATACACATGTTCCTTACGTGCGATCGCTCGATGCAGGACAACTCCAAATTCGAGTCAAGGTGACAGGAAAATCAGAAGCAAATATGAGTTTTTCTGCACCACTTAAACGCATTGTCAATGCAGGCTCTGTGGGGGAACCCCGTCATGGTAGACCGAATGCCACCTATGTGATTTATGACACGAATGATGATCAAATCATTTTGCGAGAAGTGGAATATGACTATCAAAAAACCTGTGCTGCCATTATTGAAAAAGGCCTGCCGCCGATCTTTGCTTGGCGATTAGCGAGAGGGATGGAGTTTGCCGAACGAGCTGATGACCCAACTCATGTGTGTGAACGATAG
- a CDS encoding chlorophyll a/b binding light-harvesting protein, which translates to MTTTTNQVSTPVSTDTAKLDFPDSTLETRYVKDAINPTSWWAGNFRFVNLSGKLLGAHIAHAGLIVLWAGAMTLFELSRFDPTMPMSQQSLILLPHLAALGFGVGQGGQIVDTQPYFAIAVVHLISSAFLGAGGIYHAVLGPETLDEKGFGYRWEDSNKMTTILGIHLVLLGLGALLFVAKAVFWGGLYDPVVETVRSIDHPTLNPLTIFGYLVGITPEGWTLRGMAAVNNLEDVVGGHIWVGTLCILGGLWHIVTAPRRWAKGLFLWSGEAYLSYSQGALAYMGFLAAYFVSVNDTVYPSVFYGPVGVRAVDSIITSRTWLAWFHILFASLLLLGHWWHAGRSRMIAAGFNFSTMKFNPNALFGDTQFNSEPLFTGIVQPYKNDPFQGNLATPINNSDVVLNWVKALPIYRQGLSPISRGLEIGMAHGYFLLGPFLKLGPLRDTSNALLAGALSAGGLVLILTACLSIYGAAVCQANKKPVGELPDNLQTFRDWGLFSSGFLIGGLGGIIFASFILLEIQRSGIG; encoded by the coding sequence ATGACCACAACAACCAATCAAGTTTCAACTCCAGTTTCAACAGACACAGCAAAGCTAGATTTTCCTGACAGTACCCTTGAAACCCGCTACGTCAAAGATGCTATCAATCCCACATCCTGGTGGGCAGGCAATTTCCGATTTGTTAACCTATCTGGAAAGTTGCTGGGTGCCCACATTGCCCATGCTGGATTGATTGTTCTCTGGGCGGGCGCGATGACGCTGTTTGAGTTGTCGCGCTTTGATCCAACGATGCCGATGTCCCAGCAGAGTTTAATTTTATTACCTCACCTGGCAGCATTAGGGTTTGGAGTAGGTCAGGGGGGGCAAATTGTAGATACCCAGCCCTACTTTGCGATCGCAGTGGTTCACCTGATCAGCTCAGCGTTTTTGGGAGCTGGAGGTATCTACCATGCCGTACTGGGACCAGAAACCCTGGATGAGAAAGGTTTTGGCTATCGGTGGGAAGATAGCAATAAAATGACCACCATTCTGGGCATTCACCTGGTGTTGCTGGGTTTAGGGGCATTGTTGTTCGTAGCCAAAGCTGTTTTCTGGGGTGGGTTGTACGATCCAGTGGTTGAAACGGTGCGATCGATTGACCACCCGACCTTGAATCCGCTGACTATCTTTGGTTACCTGGTTGGGATTACGCCAGAAGGGTGGACGCTGCGAGGAATGGCCGCGGTTAATAATCTGGAAGATGTGGTTGGAGGGCACATCTGGGTTGGCACACTCTGCATTCTGGGTGGTCTCTGGCATATCGTGACGGCACCCAGGCGGTGGGCAAAAGGTCTGTTTCTCTGGTCAGGGGAAGCGTATTTGTCCTACAGTCAGGGAGCGCTGGCATACATGGGGTTTCTGGCAGCCTATTTCGTCAGCGTTAATGACACGGTTTATCCGAGTGTGTTTTATGGGCCGGTAGGAGTGCGAGCAGTGGATAGTATTATCACATCCCGTACCTGGCTGGCCTGGTTTCACATTCTATTTGCCAGTTTACTGTTGCTGGGGCACTGGTGGCATGCCGGGCGATCTCGCATGATTGCAGCCGGGTTCAATTTCAGCACCATGAAGTTCAATCCGAATGCACTCTTTGGCGATACTCAATTCAATAGCGAGCCTTTGTTTACAGGGATAGTGCAACCGTACAAAAACGATCCATTTCAGGGCAACCTGGCTACCCCAATCAACAACAGTGATGTTGTACTTAATTGGGTCAAAGCACTCCCCATTTATCGCCAGGGGCTTTCTCCAATTAGCAGAGGACTGGAAATTGGCATGGCTCATGGTTATTTTCTGCTCGGTCCCTTTCTCAAATTGGGGCCACTGCGGGATACAAGTAATGCCCTGCTGGCGGGTGCCCTTTCTGCAGGTGGTTTGGTGCTGATTCTCACCGCTTGCCTTTCCATCTATGGAGCTGCTGTATGCCAGGCGAATAAAAAGCCAGTGGGTGAGCTTCCTGATAACCTGCAAACCTTCCGAGACTGGGGCTTATTTTCCTCCGGGTTTCTGATTGGCGGCTTGGGTGGCATTATTTTTGCCAGCTTCATACTGCTGGAAATTCAGCGTTCAGGAATTGGGTAA
- a CDS encoding Fur family transcriptional regulator, with the protein MHSMTYSARLTRHQQTVLDVLSQQPQPVSAQALYSVLRQQQGIGLATVYRALETLKRRGLIQSRVSVNGESLYSSVEQDQHYLTCLQCGRSFPLDYCPVHDLEIPLQHSVPFKIYYHTLEFFGLCELCIQQPR; encoded by the coding sequence ATGCATTCCATGACCTATTCGGCTCGCCTGACACGACACCAACAAACCGTGTTGGATGTGCTGAGCCAGCAACCCCAACCTGTTTCGGCTCAGGCATTGTATAGTGTTCTGCGGCAGCAACAGGGGATTGGTTTAGCAACCGTATACCGGGCACTGGAAACCCTAAAGCGCCGCGGATTGATCCAGAGTCGGGTGAGTGTTAATGGAGAATCACTCTACAGTTCGGTGGAGCAAGATCAGCATTATTTAACGTGCTTGCAATGTGGGCGATCGTTCCCCTTGGATTATTGTCCTGTGCACGACTTAGAAATACCCTTGCAACACTCGGTGCCATTCAAAATTTACTACCACACGCTAGAGTTTTTTGGTTTGTGTGAACTGTGTATTCAGCAACCGAGGTAA
- a CDS encoding metallophosphoesterase family protein gives MTIWAILSGIEGNLAAYEAVLTDIKRQRQPIEELYILGDVIAARPESKNVIERIRSPRANEPEPQVCQGWWEEQLLILHGLGRAGEPTELIERFGMETVKILWDAIPRHMVEWVRSLDFGFFELDCLLIHGSSVSVSDELTPNTPPMQMLDRLMRMDANLLFCGRSGLTFQYEIQQGSVTSSIITLDQATSPQATFVRPRQIVGVGNVGRVPGQATYTLYNPNTNQLEFRTVRYASGKGFQRARQ, from the coding sequence ATGACCATCTGGGCAATTTTAAGTGGAATAGAAGGTAATTTAGCGGCATATGAAGCAGTACTTACAGATATCAAACGGCAACGACAACCAATCGAAGAACTGTATATTTTAGGTGATGTAATTGCCGCAAGACCTGAAAGTAAAAATGTGATTGAACGGATCAGATCGCCGCGTGCTAATGAACCCGAACCTCAAGTGTGTCAAGGTTGGTGGGAAGAACAGTTACTCATCTTGCATGGCTTAGGACGAGCGGGAGAACCGACTGAACTGATTGAGCGCTTTGGGATGGAAACTGTGAAAATATTGTGGGATGCCATTCCACGACATATGGTGGAATGGGTGCGATCGCTTGATTTCGGTTTCTTTGAACTAGATTGCTTACTGATTCACGGTAGTAGTGTCAGTGTCAGTGATGAATTGACTCCAAATACACCGCCGATGCAGATGCTTGATCGACTGATGCGGATGGATGCAAACCTATTGTTCTGTGGTCGCTCTGGTTTAACGTTTCAGTATGAAATCCAACAAGGTAGCGTGACATCCAGCATCATAACACTAGATCAAGCAACTTCACCGCAGGCGACCTTTGTTCGACCTCGACAAATTGTTGGTGTTGGGAATGTTGGACGTGTTCCTGGACAGGCAACCTACACCCTCTACAATCCAAATACAAATCAGCTTGAATTTAGAACAGTGCGGTATGCTTCAGGGAAAGGGTTTCAGCGAGCCAGACAATGA
- the fldA gene encoding flavodoxin FldA, protein MAKIGLFFGTQTGTTQDIAECIQKELGGDDVVDLYDISGADASDFEKYDCIIIGCPTWDIGELQSDWEDFYEKNLGKINFNGKKVAYFGAGDQYGYADNFQDAIGILEEKIASLGGETVGYWPTDGYEFNESKALKNGKFVGLAIDETNQSELTDERIKTWSAQLKREFNI, encoded by the coding sequence ATGGCAAAAATCGGTTTATTTTTTGGCACTCAAACTGGAACAACCCAGGACATCGCAGAGTGCATTCAAAAAGAATTGGGTGGTGATGATGTGGTTGATCTTTATGATATTTCAGGTGCAGATGCCAGTGATTTTGAAAAATATGACTGCATTATTATTGGCTGCCCCACCTGGGATATTGGTGAATTGCAGAGTGATTGGGAAGATTTCTATGAAAAGAACCTTGGCAAGATTAACTTCAATGGGAAAAAGGTTGCCTATTTTGGAGCAGGTGATCAGTATGGCTATGCTGATAATTTTCAAGATGCGATCGGTATTCTAGAGGAAAAAATTGCTTCACTGGGTGGTGAAACAGTGGGTTACTGGCCAACTGATGGCTATGAATTTAACGAATCGAAAGCGTTGAAGAATGGCAAGTTTGTAGGATTAGCCATTGATGAAACAAACCAGTCTGAATTAACAGATGAACGTATTAAGACCTGGTCTGCTCAACTAAAGCGGGAGTTCAATATATAG
- a CDS encoding cupin domain-containing protein: MNFHQIDYPDLRLALNEKVLEESENERLLHWCQQGATLIINQVHKRVPAIAQFAAELRQIFGFRTQVNAYSSYPQQQGFSCHYDTHEVFILQIEGSKEWHIFQDTFKYPLPEQKSAELSPPTDPPYLSCVLHPGDVLYIPKGHWHYAIATESPSLHLTLGIHVKTGIDLLEWLIHNLRQQVEWRKSLPAKCENKTIGQHLSSLVQQVSETLTEPLLGDRYQGYLDSLAQPVKRYDFPRQSGFDQFPKGIDTRFQCIQFQPIQIIELPEEGFRVLVSGREILLRGVTATLVEHLFQQSSFTGRDVLRWLPGYDWEIDVMPLLSHLVAEGILFVEADV; the protein is encoded by the coding sequence TTGAATTTTCATCAGATCGACTATCCCGATTTGCGATTGGCGCTGAATGAGAAAGTGTTGGAGGAGTCTGAGAATGAGCGCTTGTTGCATTGGTGCCAGCAAGGAGCTACTTTGATTATTAATCAGGTGCATAAACGGGTTCCGGCGATCGCCCAATTTGCTGCTGAACTAAGACAAATCTTTGGCTTTCGCACTCAGGTAAATGCCTATAGCTCCTATCCTCAGCAGCAAGGATTTTCTTGTCACTACGATACCCATGAAGTGTTCATTTTACAGATTGAGGGCAGTAAGGAATGGCATATTTTTCAAGATACGTTTAAGTATCCTTTACCAGAGCAGAAATCAGCCGAATTGTCTCCTCCTACCGATCCACCCTATCTAAGCTGTGTATTGCATCCGGGGGATGTCCTCTACATTCCGAAAGGCCACTGGCATTATGCGATTGCAACAGAGTCACCATCCCTGCATCTGACACTGGGGATCCATGTCAAAACTGGAATTGATCTACTGGAATGGCTCATTCATAATCTACGTCAGCAAGTTGAGTGGCGCAAAAGTTTACCCGCTAAATGTGAAAACAAAACCATTGGTCAGCATCTATCCAGTTTGGTTCAACAGGTTTCAGAAACACTCACCGAGCCACTGCTGGGCGATCGCTATCAAGGCTATCTCGATAGTCTGGCTCAGCCAGTCAAGAGATATGATTTTCCACGCCAGTCAGGGTTTGATCAGTTTCCTAAAGGAATTGATACCCGCTTTCAATGCATTCAATTTCAGCCGATCCAAATCATAGAACTGCCTGAAGAAGGCTTTCGTGTCCTGGTTTCAGGTCGAGAAATTTTACTGAGAGGAGTAACTGCAACACTGGTAGAGCATCTATTTCAGCAGTCATCATTTACCGGACGAGATGTTTTACGATGGCTCCCCGGCTATGACTGGGAAATAGATGTCATGCCCCTACTATCACACTTGGTTGCAGAAGGCATTCTCTTTGTGGAGGCAGACGTTTAA
- a CDS encoding PEP-CTERM sorting domain-containing protein, with translation MFKCSISLTVSTLGLVLHGALAIPAQAVTFQLGWTGQIAGFRIDGAFGYDETRNYTDGIVRTGDLDFLTVSFLAPDGSLLRTYANNHLDPGVNFNFDTRTQQILQYGNFNDPDGINIGAPNYDRESGNDPSQARGLSFWSKPPRSSVPHVHFDDWANEFGFPVGFGSHEDVAFFERTTAQLLATGRVGEAYRDSLAQGATLNDFGQPMTAAIPEPSTILGLSLAGVGGWMARKRRRIAVDK, from the coding sequence ATGTTTAAATGTTCAATTTCGCTGACAGTTTCAACACTTGGTTTGGTTTTGCATGGTGCATTGGCAATCCCGGCGCAAGCAGTGACTTTTCAACTGGGTTGGACGGGACAAATTGCAGGCTTTCGCATCGATGGTGCGTTTGGCTATGACGAAACCAGGAATTATACAGATGGCATTGTTAGAACCGGAGATTTAGATTTTTTAACAGTTTCCTTCTTGGCTCCCGATGGTTCTCTCTTAAGAACATATGCTAATAATCATCTTGATCCGGGGGTCAATTTTAATTTTGACACGAGAACACAACAAATTCTCCAATATGGAAACTTCAATGATCCGGATGGCATCAATATTGGTGCCCCTAACTACGATCGCGAGAGTGGGAATGATCCCAGTCAGGCAAGGGGGCTGAGTTTTTGGTCGAAGCCCCCGCGTAGTTCAGTTCCGCACGTTCACTTTGATGACTGGGCAAATGAGTTTGGTTTTCCAGTTGGGTTTGGTTCTCATGAAGATGTTGCTTTTTTTGAGCGCACGACGGCGCAGTTGCTGGCCACAGGACGGGTGGGTGAGGCCTATCGAGACTCCCTAGCGCAAGGAGCGACTCTAAACGATTTCGGTCAACCGATGACAGCCGCAATACCTGAACCAAGCACGATTTTAGGACTGAGTCTTGCCGGGGTAGGAGGGTGGATGGCTCGTAAGCGGCGGCGGATAGCCGTTGACAAATAA